TCTGAAACTCTTGTTTCTTAAGAAACTGGGAAAGAAATGCAGCAGAGACCTGACACTGGACCTGAGAGATACATGATCCTTCAGTCGATCGTCTGTTGTATGACAGGTCTATTGTCAAAATGtatctttgatatttttctgcagttatacaaaaaaataaaaataaataaaaaacaaaaacaaactcaaccaAGTGTCGATAATTCCAGTTAAAAATTTGTTCTTTGTTAAGTTGGCTGTGTTCTACACCATCCTGGTTCGATTTTCTAGGTCCAAGTTACAAAAAAGTGGCCTACAAAACAAGAATTTATTTCTCTAACTTGagtgaaaatgtgtaaaaaagtagacaaagtccaaagaaaaacttttaaaggccttcagaaagcctgaaggaCTGCTAAtgaaaaccactttaaaaggttaccaaaaacaacaacgaaaGATGACTGAATGCCTTTGCACAGAGCTGTAAACGTTATAAGTTTAAaagtttctgtcttctttccCCTCCAGAAACCCGCACATATGTGCAGATGTGAGTTTGTAGGCAAACCCTGGACGCTCTGGTAACCTGAACTCGCATAACTTGCGGATATGCCCAGTGGTTGTCATGACAACCAGCATCCCTCTCCACGCACGTGCGTTACCGTGCGTGAGCCCTGACCCCGGGGCCCCCCTTTCGGTCCCCCTACCTTGCACTCCTCCATGCACGTCCTGACCGAGTAGGCGTCCGTCTCGTATTTCTGCACCAGCAGCTCAAACTCCCGGTAGTTGTCCTCCGCCTGCTGGTCGAGACGCTGGTAAGCCTGGACGCACTCCCTGCATCCCAGCACATCCACCCCCGTGGCCGTATCCAGGGTGCAGTTCGCCACGTCCGGACTCGTAAACCcgtaaaacaaatccaaaagtGAGTAGGaattacaaaaagaaaggtACAAATCGCTCAGATTCACGTACGCCGACGGTGTCCCCTCTTCCCCTCCGCCAGAGAGGCCCAGGCACACGGTCAGCGCGTCCGTGAACGTGAAGCAGTCCCTGGACAGACTGTCCTGGTGACAGGTGTCCATTCGCCACAGAGGTTTGGTAGAATTCCCTATAAAAATAACATCTTGCTCTCTGGCGAGGCGGTGGGGGTCAGCTGATGTTGGGGTTCGGTGTCGGTGGAGGGGCTCCTCGCCCACCACAATCATGTCCGTGACGGGGAGCCCCTCGCCGGACCGCTTGTCTCGGGTTCGCGTCAGTTTGGCCTCGGCGCAGAACCACAGGTGATCAGAGAGGAGGACGGTGATGAAGAGCAGAGAGGCCAGCGACAGTCGCCATCTCTGGGCCCGCTCCGGCTCCGTGAATGGCTTCTCGTTCTCTCGGGGTGCGAACCGGGATTTTAAGCCTCCGTCATGCTGCATCCGAGCACCCCTGGTCATATTTTAGGGAGAGAGTGCTGCCCTGGCCGACTCCACCGCGGGGGCTGCTCTGCCACAATACTCATTGACTTGTCGGCGGGGGGGAGAGGTGGGGGGGAGGCTGACTCCGGCTGCTTCTCCTCTCTGTATTAATGGTGAGGGGGGGCGCCGTGCCTCCTCCGCCGGTCCAGGGCGCCCACAGCGATCGGAGCTGTTATTCCGATCCAATTAGCGTGCCCGCACAGATTCAACTTTGCGCTGCCGCATCCCGGTTCTCCATGGTTCTCCGTGAGAAAACTGCGTCCTCTTTGACCGCATATCCCCCCCNNNNNNNNNNNNNNNNNNNNNNNNNNNNNNNNNNNNNNNNNNNNNNNNNNNNNNNNNcccccccccccccccccgcttcTCCTTCACGTCCCTCTCCGGGGCTTATGtgcagggggggagggggggggtgcAGGGAGACCAGCTGTTGCAAGCCACTCGGTCGGTGCTGATGCTGCGCGATCTGCGGATTCTCTTAAAGGCGAGCAGCGAGCCCCCCCGACGCGGGCAGCTCCCGTCTCTGGGCGGAAAGCCTGGAAATCGTTCTCCTGGTGGCCACTGTCATCTTGGACCTCGGCTAAGTTGCCGCCATGTTCGTCTTGAAACACTTTTTCGGAGAGCTGGCTCTGTTTGCGTCATCTCCATCGCTGTGATAGCTCCATCGCTGCGCAGTGGCGGAGCAGCTTATTACCTGTATGcgcagcgcacacacacacacgcagagagGGTGAGGGAGAGACCTtgcttgcacacacacacacacacacacacacacacacacaaaggtgtTTAATAGTGTTTGGCTCACCTCCTCACATAACAGTCGTCAAACATTTTCTTGACAAATAACACACTTGTGGCGACATCTTGCTTTTGGTGCAGGACAAACGCGAATCCATTCTCAGCACTGCAGTTAAGAAATTACACTTACTGTCTATATATGATTCTGACCCACTGTCAAAAGGTgaaaaggtggacaataatgtgtTTGTTGCTTGTGTGGGTGCGCCTTTGTCTGTggtgttagcgaaatatctcatgaagaagtggtcagattttaaagaacctctcagaaagttacCAGTGGATGCAcaaatacaactgattaattctGGAGTCCACCCCATTCAAGAAGGCCATCACAGCGAAGACACTATAGGGAACACAAAAAATTTGCTATAACTCAAttacttttacagaaaaattaggcgtggtagtagctgagagtcattcacaacacactgcAAACGCTACATCATGTGAGACTGCACAtgctgttattttaaagttttgtccaATATATCTATCAACATAAACATTTCTTAATTTCAAACCCTTGCCTAGAATTCCATCAAAGAATGGAGTGCATTTACCTTTTAATATGATCCAACCCTTATTACACAATAGTACTCTATGTCCATACATTGATATGGCTTCACTCTTAGTCCtcaaaagaagctgaaagtgaaataaaagaaaggtttttacagaaaaccaaGATGGGCCCTGAACATGTGGCAAGCAGCTGAACAAGCAAATGGTTAGTCCTAATATTGTTAGCTCCCTGCATCTATCTTATCAGCTGGCTTATGTTtagtcagagaaaaacaagcacaTGACTACAAGTACGACTGTGCTTGTGTGTGATGCTCCCGGCTGTCTGACAgagaggtaaagaaaaaaataggatCTAAAGGTGCCGAAAGTAAATCATCTCCAAACCATGAAACAACTAATCACTGCCAGCATTCAtggtggggggtgggagtgGGGGGTTACAGAGAGAGGGTTGCTTAGTGTTAATCAGCTGAATCAGAAGACAAGAGATGATTATCTgattaatttgtgtttaaaatcctGCCAGAAGGGAACTCTTTCTGCAGTTTGTCATCGAGAGAAAGTATTTCTCTGACACCATACTTCCAGATGTTTTAGTGATGAAACATGATGCAACAATGtatgaaaaactaaaaggaattcattaaaaaatttcTACAAAAGAGGAAAACCTTCGGCGCCATGGATAGCTCACCAATTAAGGTGCTCTTCACCTTGGTTTTCGTCTGTGTGCAGCTGCGTTTCATTTTTGAGTATTTTACATCTTCCAAATATTTTGAAGCTCAAAAGAATTCTTAAAATTTGCAGCAATTTGTTGCAAAGCTATTTAGGAATGAGGCTCTGTCAGCAAAAGAATGTTCTGATTAATTACcaaaatgtcaaacacaaaGAGGTTCAAATCGTTTTGATTTTTGTGCTTCCTGGGTGTGCATCTGCATGTGCTGCAACATGAGGTGAATTGTCATTTCCAGTGGCCAGATTTTGTTAGGAACATTAGCTGGAATTGAAAGTGACGATGGTGATAGGGTAAACATCTGTTGTGTCGTTGCTAAGGATGCTTGAATGCTCATTCCTCACTCATTGCTCTCACATATTATGTCACCGCAGGATGCTGCGATTGGGCCTCATGAGGACGGATGTCCTACTTTGACTGGGATTGTCCAGTGTGCCTTTAACTGTACTTGCTCAATTTCATGCTCTATCTTTGACCCTCATAGtgatatttgtgtgtgtgtgtggcggtgTGCGTATGAGCTCTTTTCTACCCCTTCTCTAGCCACAAGTATCATGAAATCATTTCCATACCTTAAGTTTAAGTGGCCTGGCGTCTGCCAGGGATACTACGGTGGACAAGAAATGGAGAGTTGTCAGTTTCACACCACCCTCAATATTTCCCtacctttttgtgtgtgtttgtgtgtaaaggaaacacaagacaaaagtgaaaatgagTGGATAGGCAGAGAAGGGGAGAGGAAAAgagaaggggggagggggggttaacATCTGTGAGATGAATGCAGATTGCTGGCCCTTAAATCTGGAGCCCTCACAGTAACAGTATGGGCTGGCAGACATGACTCATCCACTAgccatgctgtgtgtgtgtcctctgaTGCAACATGTGTAGAATTGATTATACTGTCTCACTGAAGCATCTATGCTAAAAGAAAGCTAATTTGCACCGCTTAGAGCCTCCTATTTGTACAATTTTGGGAAtacagaagcagaaaataacttAGAATAACAAGAAGCtcttttatatttctttgtgCATCATTGCCTAGCTTGTCAAAGACTCTGTCAGGTGTATTTCTATCACTGAGACTAAGCTCAGGCAATCTATTTATATATTTcctatttataaaaacagatcacAAATGTCCAAGTAGACATCTCAAGctatttgtgttcattttgatGTTATTTATGTAATTCAGACTGAGtccaaagaacaaaaataaccaaattcTTTTCAGACAAGAAGCTACCGACAGTGCtgattctttaaaacaaaatgtttttgtcaaaactttttttcacaccctgttttttttttttgtatttcggAATGATGCCAAAAGTCATTCTTGATGGGAGAtgacagagaggagaagagaggaggagggaccTGCTGAATTTAGAACAGCATGAGAGCAAAGAAACAGGTGACATCATCTAAATGTGCACATGGCCATTTTCCAAATTGTGTTTTGTCGACAACCTTCATACCACCTCAACTCTGAGTCAGCATGGAGAATGACCTCTTTATAGGATTTTATCAATGATTTTCTGTGTGGTATTTATAGAGTGTGCTGTTACTGATCCATCAGAATTAGGTTTCCTCCTTTCCACTGATCCTTTTCTTCTGCCTTCCCTCATTTAGCCCACCTGATCCTAACTTGCCTaacttggttgtttttttttcttttccatcatcaaatcttcctttttctcttgtctttcattctgtttttttttctctctttttttatccctCTGACgtcagagaggaaaaagagacagacacatgct
This genomic stretch from Kryptolebias marmoratus isolate JLee-2015 linkage group LG6, ASM164957v2, whole genome shotgun sequence harbors:
- the LOC108232404 gene encoding transmembrane protein FAM155A, whose translation is MTRGARMQHDGGLKSRFAPRENEKPFTEPERAQRWRLSLASLLFITVLLSDHLWFCAEAKLTRTRDKRSGEGLPVTDMIVVGEEPLHRHRTPTSADPHRLAREQDVIFIGNSTKPLWRMDTCHQDSLSRDCFTFTDALTVCLGLSGGGEEGTPSAYVNLSDLYLSFCNSYSLLDLFYGFTSPDVANCTLDTATGVDVLGCRECVQAYQRLDQQAEDNYREFELLVQKYETDAYSVRTCMEECKMVYKPWLCSQYFQTTQMHCSKRIPCGQYCLEVQQRCPFVLPDNDDLIYGGSPSFVCTGLLEDSPSGVDPDAECCDVRWDLKVDNRSRGTLKRTHPPCQHRTSLSSSAACRLCNSRLKLCLLVLVLLHTVASLTASHNATELGLPTIAPLEDSPANEE